One genomic window of uncultured delta proteobacterium includes the following:
- a CDS encoding exported hypothetical protein (Evidence 5 : No homology to any previously reported sequences), translated as MNITASRILKYALFAFAVLAALIVLFINRNLASLADLIYPGSLLWAHGSLLAVEAVAFFWFWRGVFGGREHLLHADDDSPEGRAAFARELVRRVRTNPHVLEADLVPSGPEDKERIDQCLALLNKKADAEIEQNARRVFLATALSQNGKLDALIVFISLCRLVWRISAIYNQRPHPREILSLYWAVVTTTFLALSLEELDITTEIGVGFGQALHAMAPAGLTASIPFAGKALQTVTAAAIDGTANCYLALRAGIITRNAYAYAFAEKRPSRAAVFREAGGILLSMSTSLMDKLGVGVADALTGAVRTAQNKTVRASKGLVKTIGVGLGMKSRETDQG; from the coding sequence ATGAATATAACCGCCTCCCGCATTCTGAAATATGCCCTTTTCGCCTTTGCCGTGCTGGCGGCTCTCATTGTCTTGTTCATCAACCGGAACCTGGCCTCTCTGGCCGATCTGATCTACCCCGGCAGCCTTCTCTGGGCGCACGGCTCGCTGCTCGCCGTGGAGGCGGTCGCCTTTTTCTGGTTCTGGCGCGGCGTTTTCGGCGGGCGCGAGCATCTTTTGCATGCGGATGACGATTCTCCGGAAGGCAGGGCGGCTTTTGCCAGGGAACTCGTTCGCCGCGTGCGGACAAACCCCCATGTCCTGGAAGCGGACCTTGTCCCCTCCGGCCCGGAAGACAAGGAACGGATCGATCAATGCCTGGCGCTTTTGAATAAAAAGGCCGACGCGGAAATAGAGCAGAACGCCCGGCGGGTCTTTCTGGCCACCGCCCTTTCCCAGAACGGCAAACTCGACGCGCTGATCGTTTTTATCTCCCTGTGCCGCCTGGTCTGGCGGATTTCCGCCATCTACAACCAGCGGCCCCACCCGCGCGAGATTCTCTCCCTGTACTGGGCTGTGGTGACCACGACCTTTCTGGCGCTCTCGCTTGAAGAGCTCGATATCACTACGGAAATCGGCGTCGGGTTCGGCCAGGCGCTCCACGCCATGGCCCCGGCCGGGCTTACGGCCAGCATCCCCTTTGCGGGCAAGGCGCTGCAAACGGTCACCGCGGCCGCCATTGACGGCACGGCCAACTGCTACCTTGCGTTGCGCGCGGGCATTATCACGCGCAACGCCTATGCTTACGCCTTTGCCGAAAAGCGGCCCTCCCGGGCGGCGGTGTTCCGCGAAGCCGGGGGGATTTTGCTCTCCATGTCCACTTCCCTTATGGACAAGCTCGGCGTGGGCGTCGCCGACGCCCTGACGGGCGCCGTGCGCACCGCGCAGAACAAGACGGTGCGGGCGAGCAAAGGGCTCGTCAAGACCATCGGCGTGGGGTTGGGCATGAAGTCGCGAGAGACGGACCAAGGCTAA
- a CDS encoding transposase — MSHHNTLFSQMLSLIPRHVFQKLEARHKTGRSSRQFGFKEQFTVMAFIQLAARRSMRDGLRCLAACGKRLYHFGLFPVARSTFSDANNSRPVGFFKDLFADMYSLCVPKASKHKFHFKCKLYSMDATTISLCLSLFPWATFRQNKGGVKMNTVLDHDGHIPAFVTVDVAKTHESRMAKSLSLPKGSIVTFDKGYVSYPWFQTLLENGIFFVTRLKDNAVYKLLERRPVNRTSGVTSDHIIEVKHSRGKVLRLRRIGYRDAETGKRYEFLTNHFRLSARTIADIYKERWKIELFFREIKQNLRIKSFVGNTENAVLIQIYTALTVYLLLAYQKFLSKTGLSVQQLFQIASLNILGTDSLEELLKPRRRKNENLYNLSLLSLAA; from the coding sequence ATGAGCCATCATAATACACTCTTTTCTCAAATGCTATCATTGATTCCCAGACATGTTTTTCAGAAACTGGAAGCCCGGCATAAAACAGGTCGTTCTTCTCGACAATTCGGCTTTAAGGAACAGTTTACGGTCATGGCTTTTATCCAGCTTGCAGCAAGGCGCTCCATGCGTGACGGATTGCGCTGTTTGGCCGCCTGCGGCAAGAGGCTGTATCATTTTGGCCTTTTTCCCGTTGCACGTTCCACTTTCTCCGATGCCAACAACTCCCGGCCTGTGGGCTTTTTCAAAGATCTATTTGCCGACATGTACAGCCTGTGTGTTCCCAAGGCCTCCAAACACAAATTTCATTTCAAATGCAAACTTTACAGCATGGACGCCACCACCATCAGCCTGTGTTTGTCGCTGTTTCCCTGGGCCACGTTCCGCCAAAACAAGGGCGGCGTCAAAATGAACACAGTGCTTGACCACGATGGTCATATCCCGGCATTTGTCACCGTTGATGTGGCCAAAACGCACGAAAGCCGTATGGCGAAAAGTCTTTCTCTGCCCAAAGGCTCCATCGTGACCTTCGACAAAGGCTATGTCAGTTACCCCTGGTTTCAGACCCTGCTCGAAAATGGCATCTTTTTCGTCACCCGCCTGAAGGACAACGCTGTTTACAAACTGCTGGAGCGCCGCCCGGTGAACCGCACAAGCGGGGTTACTTCCGACCACATTATCGAAGTGAAGCACAGCCGGGGAAAAGTCTTGCGCCTGCGTCGCATCGGCTACCGGGACGCCGAAACAGGCAAGCGTTACGAATTTCTGACAAATCACTTTCGCCTGTCCGCCCGCACCATCGCCGATATTTACAAAGAACGCTGGAAAATCGAACTCTTTTTTCGCGAAATCAAACAGAATCTACGCATCAAAAGCTTTGTCGGGAACACGGAAAATGCTGTATTGATTCAGATTTATACCGCGCTGACCGTCTACCTGCTCCTGGCCTACCAGAAATTCCTGAGTAAAACAGGGCTGTCCGTGCAGCAACTTTTCCAAATCGCCTCACTGAACATCCTCGGAACAGACTCGCTGGAAGAACTCCTGAAGCCCCGACGACGAAAAAATGAAAACCTCTATAACCTCAGTCTGTTATCCTTGGCAGCTTAA
- a CDS encoding conserved hypothetical protein (Evidence 4 : Homologs of previously reported genes of unknown function): MSGNRCGHDPKNPNLSPAKPIRKGKSGLPRILSLAAERAKAWYFHPKKCKLLQSHPHRKTRSERREACQIVIETILSHLDLASLCLGTPTLENGFIDIDMRTIVRDSGIGQRRCERAIALLKEAGFMKVQQPRAINDQGDYVGLRAIRVVTSLFFEFLNLGPMLQRERARASSRLQRKAMKANRKATDFMRRITQGLRNSFRFKPQRSRADLEKREEETRRWNTTCAKYMIANLDPDECRRRTNAELGLPADYSPGRYA; this comes from the coding sequence ATGAGCGGGAACCGTTGCGGCCATGACCCGAAGAATCCGAACCTTTCTCCGGCCAAACCCATCAGGAAAGGTAAAAGCGGCTTGCCGCGCATCCTCTCGCTTGCCGCTGAACGCGCAAAGGCATGGTACTTCCATCCAAAGAAATGCAAGCTGCTCCAGTCGCACCCGCACCGGAAAACGCGATCAGAGCGCCGGGAGGCTTGCCAGATCGTTATAGAAACAATCCTCTCCCATCTTGATCTTGCCTCTCTCTGCCTTGGAACACCCACCCTGGAGAATGGTTTCATCGACATAGACATGCGAACCATCGTCCGTGACTCCGGCATCGGCCAGCGGCGTTGTGAGCGGGCCATAGCCTTACTGAAAGAAGCTGGTTTTATGAAGGTGCAGCAGCCCCGCGCCATCAACGACCAGGGCGACTATGTGGGCCTTCGGGCAATCCGCGTTGTGACCTCGCTCTTTTTTGAATTTTTGAACCTTGGCCCTATGCTCCAGAGAGAAAGGGCCAGGGCCAGCAGCAGACTACAGCGCAAGGCCATGAAAGCTAACCGTAAGGCAACGGACTTCATGCGCCGCATCACTCAAGGGCTTCGCAATTCATTCCGATTTAAGCCTCAACGCTCACGCGCAGACCTGGAAAAGCGCGAGGAAGAAACACGGCGCTGGAACACAACTTGCGCTAAATATATGATCGCCAATCTCGATCCAGACGAGTGCCGAAGGCGAACAAACGCGGAACTCGGACTACCAGCCGATTACAGCCCCGGCAGATACGCATAG
- a CDS encoding hypothetical protein (Evidence 5 : No homology to any previously reported sequences) has translation MALRPLFCVQRPFLAYFEPDSETAFLAHFEPTLIFYPRGVEI, from the coding sequence ATGGCACTTAGACCCCTGTTTTGCGTCCAGAGGCCATTTCTAGCCTATTTCGAGCCTGACAGCGAAACAGCTTTTCTAGCCCATTTCGAGCCTACCCTGATTTTCTACCCACGCGGGGTAGAAATATGA
- a CDS encoding hypothetical protein (Evidence 5 : No homology to any previously reported sequences): MAITGTLLCSKENPVQGRRMKTAILIIAVLADGSWQTESAYTMRSLADCEKVARHRAVIDSYPERILLCRELLTTINPPDAPATLSSPIPARD; the protein is encoded by the coding sequence ATGGCAATCACAGGGACATTGCTGTGCAGTAAGGAAAATCCCGTCCAAGGCCGTCGTATGAAAACAGCCATACTGATTATAGCCGTCCTCGCCGACGGAAGCTGGCAGACAGAATCGGCATACACCATGCGGAGCCTTGCCGACTGTGAAAAAGTCGCCCGGCACCGGGCCGTGATCGACAGCTACCCCGAGCGGATTCTCCTGTGCCGGGAGCTGTTGACCACCATCAACCCTCCCGACGCGCCGGCAACGCTCTCCTCCCCTATTCCCGCGCGGGACTGA
- a CDS encoding Response regulator receiver modulated metal dependent phosphohydrolase (fragment), producing the protein MAPAAEKQTILVVDDTPDNITLLCGLLGDQYKNKVATNGQKALQIAFAEPHPDLILLDIMMPGMDGYEVCRQLQANPATSTIPIIFLTAKSQDEDETKGFELGAVDYITKPITPAILMARVQTHLALKQARSFLQEQNDILEDQVKKRTLQLEALQDALIISMASLAETRDNETGHHIRRTQYYIHELAKYLAQDP; encoded by the coding sequence GTGGCACCAGCTGCAGAAAAACAAACCATTCTTGTTGTTGACGACACGCCGGACAACATCACGTTGCTATGTGGCCTGTTGGGAGATCAATACAAGAACAAAGTGGCCACAAACGGCCAAAAAGCGTTACAAATAGCCTTTGCGGAACCGCATCCCGATCTTATCCTGCTGGACATCATGATGCCCGGCATGGACGGGTACGAGGTCTGCCGTCAATTGCAGGCAAACCCGGCCACGTCCACCATCCCTATCATCTTCCTCACGGCGAAAAGCCAGGATGAGGACGAAACCAAGGGGTTCGAACTGGGGGCGGTCGATTATATCACCAAGCCCATTACGCCCGCCATTCTCATGGCCAGGGTGCAGACCCATCTCGCCCTGAAGCAGGCGCGCTCGTTCCTGCAGGAGCAGAACGACATCCTGGAAGACCAGGTCAAAAAACGTACCCTCCAGCTGGAAGCGCTGCAAGATGCTCTGATTATCTCCATGGCCTCCCTGGCTGAAACGCGGGATAACGAAACCGGCCACCATATCCGCCGGACGCAGTACTACATCCATGAACTGGCGAAATACCTCGCCCAGGACCCCTAA
- a CDS encoding Cyclic di-GMP phosphodiesterase response regulator RpfG (fragment), with translation MSPKQIELIYKTAPLHDIGKVGVPDRILLKPGRLTPEEFEEMKRHTLYGRDALDAAAKTLGTEETFLNTAREIAYYHHEKWDGTGYPEHIAGEAIPVAARLMAIVDVYDALISRRPYKEPMSHEQAYAIIREGRGTHFDPAVVDAFEEIQAEVAAIAVKYADLE, from the coding sequence TTGTCGCCGAAGCAGATCGAACTCATATACAAAACCGCGCCGCTCCACGATATCGGCAAGGTCGGCGTGCCCGACAGGATTTTGCTCAAGCCCGGCCGCCTCACCCCCGAGGAATTCGAGGAAATGAAGCGCCACACCCTCTACGGGCGGGACGCCCTGGATGCCGCCGCCAAAACCCTGGGCACGGAAGAGACCTTCCTCAACACGGCCCGTGAAATCGCCTACTACCACCACGAAAAGTGGGACGGCACCGGTTACCCGGAACACATCGCCGGGGAAGCAATTCCCGTGGCCGCGCGTCTGATGGCCATTGTGGACGTGTACGACGCGCTCATCAGCCGCCGGCCCTACAAGGAACCCATGTCGCACGAGCAGGCTTACGCCATCATCCGCGAGGGCAGGGGAACCCACTTTGACCCCGCGGTCGTCGATGCCTTTGAGGAAATCCAGGCCGAAGTGGCCGCCATCGCGGTCAAGTACGCGGACCTCGAATAA
- a CDS encoding conserved exported hypothetical protein (Evidence 4 : Homologs of previously reported genes of unknown function) has protein sequence MMKIRFIGCLVTGVLAAAAVLALPDAAYAWGPGAHMVAGNWVLQHLELLPALVAGPLARFPGFFLHGCLSADIFIGKGSVAKKGHSHNWESGLALLARAKSARSISYAYGYLSHLAADTVAHNVFVPSLMPLAPGNGRMAHVYLEMQADRMLSWDKERALAVFHERGSENTSLMLRRTLRRNGFKFRLQSGVYQGSIAVGGSALWRRSLRVVDRLLPGHAGPACLADLLETATRAVVDVLQNGEDSPVFRLDPVGTAALAQAVAFRAEQGFFPVSGTGQGLAVPLPDALQSLPVLFLAKPKVAA, from the coding sequence ATGATGAAAATCCGCTTTATTGGTTGTCTGGTCACGGGCGTCCTCGCGGCAGCCGCCGTGCTGGCGCTGCCGGACGCCGCCTACGCCTGGGGGCCGGGCGCGCATATGGTCGCGGGCAACTGGGTTCTCCAGCATCTGGAGTTGTTGCCGGCCCTTGTGGCCGGGCCGCTGGCGCGGTTTCCCGGCTTTTTCCTCCACGGCTGCCTGAGCGCGGATATTTTTATAGGCAAGGGCAGCGTCGCCAAAAAGGGGCACAGCCACAACTGGGAAAGCGGCCTCGCGCTGCTTGCCCGCGCCAAGTCGGCGCGCTCGATAAGCTACGCCTACGGGTATTTGTCGCACCTTGCGGCGGATACCGTCGCCCACAACGTTTTTGTCCCGTCCCTCATGCCGCTCGCGCCGGGCAACGGCAGAATGGCCCACGTGTACCTTGAAATGCAGGCGGACCGCATGCTTTCCTGGGACAAGGAACGCGCGTTGGCCGTGTTCCACGAGCGGGGGAGCGAAAACACTTCGCTGATGCTCAGAAGGACGCTGCGGCGCAACGGCTTTAAATTCCGGCTGCAATCCGGCGTTTATCAGGGTAGTATAGCGGTCGGCGGCAGCGCGCTCTGGCGGCGGTCGCTCCGGGTGGTGGACAGGCTCCTCCCCGGGCATGCGGGCCCCGCCTGCCTCGCCGATCTGCTTGAAACAGCGACCCGCGCCGTGGTGGACGTGCTCCAAAACGGCGAGGATTCTCCGGTTTTCAGGCTTGATCCGGTCGGGACGGCGGCGCTGGCGCAGGCCGTTGCGTTCCGGGCCGAACAGGGCTTTTTCCCTGTTTCCGGGACCGGGCAGGGTCTTGCGGTTCCCCTGCCCGATGCGTTACAGTCTCTTCCCGTCCTGTTTTTGGCGAAACCCAAGGTGGCTGCATGA
- a CDS encoding Cation diffusion facilitator transporter family protein, which translates to MGKKSFDPAPERAPARADAEKRSAAAASVAAAVLLTVLKLFVGLATNSLGVLSEAAHSALDLLAAGMTYAAVRIAAFPPDPGHPYGHGKIENLSALVETVLLMATCVWITWEAVDRLFFNPAVVKASFWAVLVMAISIVVDFSRSRMLMRVAKEHRSQALEADALHFSTDMLSSAVVLVGLCGLFLAEALPETSAARPWLERADALAALGVAVIVLRVSWSLGKRAVNVLLDAGDAALAGEIRAALHGLAGIRAIKNVRLRHSGPDLFVDLELSLDNAIVLEETGHIRDVVEKAVRGVRKHALVNVAFLPFEPEEGDRIARLRGLAAAHGLTIHAVDVLELEGPDRDGGRVLVELHVEFPPETPLKEAFCRVSAFEAEFRKYRPKVSMVTHIEPAGGEGRETLLPLMESREIQKTVSRIVAAEPGIRDAHNVLVRSLGDGRCASFHCRMAPDATVEAAHAAATKLQLALRREFPELGRVTVQMEPFTPEEGGAVTGRAGQPC; encoded by the coding sequence ATGGGAAAAAAATCATTCGACCCGGCGCCCGAACGCGCACCGGCCCGCGCGGATGCGGAAAAACGCAGCGCCGCCGCCGCCTCGGTCGCGGCGGCGGTACTCTTGACCGTGCTGAAACTTTTCGTCGGGCTGGCGACCAACAGCCTGGGCGTTCTTTCCGAAGCCGCGCACAGCGCCCTTGACCTTCTGGCAGCAGGCATGACCTACGCGGCGGTCAGGATTGCGGCTTTCCCGCCGGACCCGGGGCATCCCTACGGGCACGGTAAAATCGAGAATCTTTCCGCGCTGGTGGAAACAGTTCTGCTCATGGCCACCTGCGTCTGGATCACCTGGGAAGCCGTTGACCGGCTGTTCTTCAACCCGGCTGTCGTGAAAGCCTCCTTCTGGGCCGTGCTGGTCATGGCGATCTCCATTGTTGTGGATTTTTCACGCTCGCGCATGCTCATGCGGGTGGCGAAAGAGCACAGAAGCCAGGCCCTGGAAGCGGACGCGCTGCATTTTTCAACGGACATGCTGTCTTCCGCCGTGGTCCTCGTGGGGCTCTGCGGGCTTTTCCTGGCCGAAGCGCTGCCGGAAACGTCCGCCGCACGGCCTTGGCTTGAGCGGGCGGACGCCCTTGCCGCGCTCGGGGTTGCCGTTATCGTGCTCCGGGTCAGTTGGTCGCTGGGCAAGCGGGCGGTGAACGTGCTGCTCGACGCGGGCGATGCGGCTCTGGCCGGGGAAATCCGGGCGGCGCTCCATGGGCTCGCGGGCATACGGGCCATTAAAAACGTGCGGCTCCGCCACAGCGGCCCGGACCTGTTCGTGGACCTGGAGCTTTCACTGGATAACGCCATCGTGCTTGAGGAGACCGGGCATATCCGGGACGTGGTGGAAAAGGCCGTGCGGGGCGTGCGGAAGCATGCCCTGGTAAACGTCGCCTTTCTGCCCTTCGAGCCGGAAGAGGGCGACCGGATAGCCCGCCTCAGAGGGCTTGCCGCCGCGCACGGGCTTACCATCCACGCGGTGGACGTCCTGGAGCTGGAAGGCCCGGACCGCGACGGCGGCCGCGTGCTGGTTGAGTTGCATGTGGAATTCCCGCCGGAAACGCCGCTCAAAGAAGCGTTTTGCAGGGTGAGTGCCTTTGAGGCGGAATTCAGGAAATACCGCCCCAAGGTTTCCATGGTGACGCACATTGAGCCTGCGGGCGGGGAGGGCCGGGAGACGCTGCTCCCGCTCATGGAATCGCGCGAGATACAGAAGACCGTGTCCCGCATCGTCGCGGCGGAGCCGGGCATACGCGATGCGCACAACGTGCTCGTGCGCAGCCTCGGCGACGGCCGGTGCGCGAGCTTCCACTGCCGCATGGCCCCGGACGCCACGGTCGAGGCGGCCCACGCCGCCGCCACCAAGCTGCAACTGGCTTTGCGCCGGGAATTCCCGGAACTGGGCCGGGTGACCGTGCAGATGGAGCCGTTTACGCCGGAAGAAGGCGGTGCGGTTACCGGCCGGGCCGGGCAGCCCTGCTGA